Proteins encoded in a region of the Pelmatolapia mariae isolate MD_Pm_ZW linkage group LG6, Pm_UMD_F_2, whole genome shotgun sequence genome:
- the LOC134628780 gene encoding zinc finger protein Aiolos-like, whose protein sequence is MSTEKHPEFTSSEADGMDVADVKSQEEEEEKEDNSFSENGIQSAEGVADPRVIKTEAEEMEDNEQLLKAEKDQEIVPPKEEAEGGSEDGMEEGFDEERTEEENDEERDLEGDEEGDGLSEPQDLSLVDYSRYDSAALPDASAAASAANAEGAYAPGAGPPRIQPTGKLSCDICGLSCISINVLLVHKRSHTGERPFHCTQCGASFTQKGNLLRHIKLHSGEKPFKCPMCSYACRRRDALSGHLRTHSVEKPFKCNHCSRSYKQRSSLEEHRERCHVYIQSKGPAEREDSHTSRTQMGTERALLLDRLASNVAKRKSSMPQKFTGDNGVCLDLSFNRDLVHRTDVKDPPSGSPGPDAHHQQQPIHPGPDGDQPPSHRPYPIPLARGDITPMGLTNGHKLAMPLLGIPHASQPPLGMDSYHNDNAQISQPVMYSLGHLLGGLNSQNGMPHPHTQPIPLSPLEALRVMRADGEPMPGAVYPCGHCRVIFLDYVMFTIHMGCHGFRDPLECNVCGHRSRDRYEFSSHIARGEHRLELK, encoded by the exons GTGTGATAAAGACCGAGGCTGAGGAGATGGAAGATAACGAGCAGCTTCTCAAGGCTGAAAAAGACCAAGAGATTGTGCCTCCTAAAGAGGAAGCAGAGGGAGGCAGTGAGGACGGGATGGAGGAAGGTTTTGATGAGGAGAGGACAGAGGAAGAGAATGATGAGGAGAGGGACTTGGAAGGGGACGAAGAGGGAGATGGCCTGAGTGAGCCGCAGGACCTGTCGCTGGTGGACTACTCGCGTTACGACAGCGCGGCCCTCCCCGACGCCAGCGCAGCGGCCTCTGCCGCCAACGCGGAAGGCGCTTACGCACCTGGAGCCGGGCCGCCTCGCATCCAGCCAACAGGCAAGCTCAGCTGTGACATCTGCGGCTTGTCCTGCATCAGCATTAACGTACTGCTGGTGCACAAGCGCAGCCACACGG GCGAGAGGCCATTCCACTGCACTCAGTGTGGGGCCTCCTTCACCCAGAAGGGAAACCTGCTTCGCCACATCAAACTGCACTCCGGGGAGAAGCCTTTCAAATGCCCGATGTGCAGCTACGCCTGCCGGCGACGTGACGCTCTGAGCGGGCACCTGCGCACCCACTCTG TAGAGAAGCCCTTCAAGTGCAACCATTGCAGTCGCAGCTACAAGCAGCGCAGCTCACTGGAGGAGCACCGAGAGAGGTGCCATGTGTACATTCAGAGCAAAGGTCCCGCCGAGAGAG AGGACAGTCACACATCCAGGACTCAGATGGGTACTGAGCGTGCGCTGCTGCTCGACAGGCTCGCCAGCAACGTAGCCAAGCGGAAGAGTTCAATGCCACAGAAGTTTACAG GCGACAACGGCGTGTGCCTGGACCTGAGCTTTAACCGGGATCTGGTCCACCGAACTGATGTCAAGGATCCTCCGTCGGGCTCCCCGGGGCCAGACGCCCATCACCAGCAACAACCGATCCACCCAGGCCCCGATGGTGACCAACCGCCTTCCCACAGGCCCTACCCCATCCCGTTAGCCCGTGGCGACATCACTCCCATGGGCCTCACCAATGGCCACAAGTTGGCCATGCCGCTCCTGGGAATCCCTCACGCCTCCCAGCCTCCCCTCGGCATGGACTCTTACCACAATGACAACGCCCAGATATCCCAGCCTGTCATGTACAGCTTAGGCCACCTGCTTGGGGGGCTGAATTCCCAGAACGGCATGCCTCACCCACACACCCAGCCCATCCCCCTGTCGCCTCTTGAGGCTTTGCGAGTGATGCGAGCTGACGGGGAGCCCATGCCCGGGGCCGTGTACCCCTGTGGCCACTGCAGGGTGATCTTCCTGGACTATGTAATGTTCACCATCCACATGGGGTGCCACGGCTTCCGCGATCCGCTCGAGTGTAACGTGTGTGGCCACCGCAGTCGGGACCGTTACGAGTTTTCTTCCCACATAGCCCGTGGCGAGCACCGCCTAGAGTTGAAGTAG